The following coding sequences lie in one Apium graveolens cultivar Ventura chromosome 1, ASM990537v1, whole genome shotgun sequence genomic window:
- the LOC141672001 gene encoding ABC transporter B family member 26, chloroplastic, protein MSLTLCNHLHSCTLISSLHQSHNLINLRPNSLNFRPSKARIRVLYPTRRKRVTISATVNGYSAVQGSNSDETHVEFGEKVRNFIENFRAVLPGGRWWKFDDDVQIDMMAKPVTVWKALSRMWELISEDRLLIFAAFAALIVTALSEISIPHFLTASIFTAQSGQVAVFHRNVRLLVLLCVTSGICSGLRGCFFGIANMILVKRMRETLYSTLLLQDISFFDAETVGDLTSRLGADCQQVSRVIGNDLNLIFRNVLQATGALIYLLVLSWPLGLITLAICCALFTIMLFYGKYQKKAAKLTQEFTASSNEVAQETLSLMRTVRVYGTEDHETQRYNKWLDRLADISLRQSAAYGVWNLSFNTLYHSVQVTAVLIGGMSILAGSLTAEQLTKFILYSEWLIYSTWWVGDNVSSLMQSVGASEKVFQLMDLSPSDQFTHQGLKLEKLNGRIEFKDICFYYSSRETVSVLQHINLVVHPSEVVAIVGLSGSGKSTLVNLLLRLYEPTSGQILIDGYPLNDLDTKWMRGRIGYVGQEPRLFHMDISSNIRYGCTRNITQEDVEWAAKQAYAHGFISDLPNGYKTIVDDDLLSGGQKQRIAIARAIIRDPSILILDEATSALDAESEYNVKGVIRAVRNDLKTKRTVVVIAHRLSTIQAADRIVVMNGGRIVETGSHMELLKKDGMYSQLTGRQTDAIA, encoded by the exons ATGTCTTTAACACTATGCAATCATCTTCATTCTTGTACTTTGATTTCTTCACTTCATCAATCACATAATTTGATTAATTTAAGACCCAATTCACTGAATTTTAGACCTAGTAAAGCTAGGATCCGAGTTTTGTACCCTACCCGGAGAAAACGGGTCACTATTTCTGCTACTGTTAATGGGTATTCAGCTGTGCAGGGGAGCAATTCAGATGAAACCCATGTGGAATTTGGGGAAAAAGTTCGAAACTTTATCGAAAATTTTCGGGCTGTTTTGCCTGGAGGAAGGTGGTGGAAGTTTGATGATGATGTGCAGATTGATATGATGGCTAAACCTGTAACTGTTTGGAAGGCGCTTTCGAGAATGTGGGAGCTTATAAGTGAAGATAGATTGCTTATTTTTGCTGCTTTTGCTGCCCTCATTGTTACTGCT CTTTCTGAGATCTCCATTCCACATTTCTTGACAGCCTCTATATTTACTGCTCAAAGTGGTCAAGTTGCGGTTTTTCACAGGAATGTGCGCCTTCTAGTTTTGCTATGTGTCACTTCAGGAATATGCAG TGGTCTGCGAGGTTGCTTTTTTGGCATAGCAAATATGATCCTT GTTAAGCGAATGAGGGAAACATTATATTCCACTCTTCTTCTTCAG GACATATCATTCTTTGATGCAGAGACTGTTGGTGATTTGACTAGTAGGCTTGGGGCAGATTGTCAGCAAGTATCACGTGTCATTGGGAATGATCTGAATCTGATTTTCCGCAATGTTCTTCAG GCCACTGGTGCTTTAATCTACTTGTTGGTTTTGTCGTGGCCTCTTGGTTTGATAACCCTGGCGATATGCTGTGCTCTGTTTACCATTATGCTCTTCTATGGCAA GTACCAGAAGAAAGCAGCAAAGCTAACACAAGAGTTCACTGCTTCTTCCAACGAA GTTGCACAAGAGACACTCTCTCTGATGAGAACTGTTCGGGTTTATGGAACGGAGGACCATGAAACTCAAAG GTATAATAAGTGGCTTGATAGATTAGCTGATATAAGTTTGCGACAGAGTGCGGCTTATGGAGTTTGGAACCTCAGCTTTAATACTCTTTATCACTCAGTGCAG GTTACAGCCGTGCTGATCGGAGGAATGTCTATTCTAGCTGGCAGTTTGACGGCTGAGCAACTTACAAAATTCATATTGTACAGTGAATGGTTAATTTATTCAACTTGGTGGGTGGGAGACAATGTGTCATCATTGATGCAATCTGTTGGGGCTAGTGAAAAAGTGTTTCAGTTGATGGACCTTTCTCCAAGTGACCAGTTCACGCATCAAG GATTGAAGTTGGAGAAACTCAATGGTCGCATTGAGTTTAAGGATATTTGTTTTTACTATTCTTCGAGAGAAACG GTTTCTGTACTCCAACATATAAATCTCGTGGTGCATCCTAGCGAAGTTGTTGCAATT GTCGGTCTAAGTGGTAGTGGGAAAAGCACTCTTGTGAATCTTTTGCTTCGGCTATATGAGCCAACAAGTGGTCAG ATATTAATTGATGGTTATCCTCTTAATGATTTGGACACGAAGTGGATGAGGGGGAGGATAGGATATGTTGGGCAG GAGCCCCGACTTTTCCACATGGACATAAGTTCAAACATCAGATATGGTTGTACCAGAAATATAACACAAGAGGATGTGGAATGGGCTGCAAAGCAAGCCTATGCCCACGGTTTTATCTCAGATCTGCCTAATGGGTATAAAACTATTGTTGATGATGATTTACTTAGTGGAGGACAGAAGCAACGAATTGCAATTGCACGGGCCATTATTAGGGATCCTAGCATACTGATCCTTGATGAAGCAACTAGTGCTTTAGATGCAGAGAGTGAATACAATGTCAAG GGTGTTATCCGTGCAGTCAGAAATGACTTGAAGACGAAGAGAACTGTTGTAGTAATTGCACACAG GCTTTCAACTATACAAGCTGCTGATAGAATAGTGGTTATGAATGGTGGTCGAATAGTTGAG ACGGGCAGTCACATGGAGCTACTCAAGAAAGACGGTATGTATTCACAGCTGACCGGTAGACAGACTGATGCTATAGCATGA
- the LOC141672008 gene encoding protein DETOXIFICATION 30-like isoform X1, whose translation MESDSNIKLPLLSPASGLNTDQAPPQLLRRPSNHSFVADADDIAPITGIKDFYREFIIESRKLWYLAGPAIFTSICQYSLGAITQTFAGHVGTLQLAAFSIENSVISGLSYGVMLGMGSALETLCGQAFGAGQIDMLGVYMQRSWVILNCTGIILMFLYIFGAQILRLIGQTEDISREAGKLAIWMIPQLFAYALNFPIAKFLQSQSKIMAMAWISALALVVHTYFSWLFMLKLGWGLAGGAVVLNFSWWFIVLAQLVYIFSGTCGEAWSGFSWKAFQNLWGFVKLSLASAVMLCLEMWYFTALILFAGYLKNAEIAVDALSICMNIVGWAVMVAVGCNAAISVRVSNELGAAHPKTAKFSVVVVVLSSFVIGLILSLTLIIFRKQYPSLFTDSEEVERVVNVLTPLLATCLVINTIQPALSGVAIGAGWQAIVAYVNIVCYYVLGIPIGLLMGYKLDMGVKGIWIGMLSGTVVQTLVLFWIVYRTNWNKEASIAEQRIRQWGGEPDYGSKSLEN comes from the exons ATGGAAAGTGACAGCAATATTAAACTCCCGCTTCTCTCCCCGGCCAGCGGCCTCAACACCGACCAAGCACCTCCTCAACTTCTCCGGCGCCCGTCCAACCATTCTTTCGTTGCTGATGCAGATGACATCGCCCCGATCACAGGAATTAAAGATTTTTACAGAGAATTTATTATCGAATCTCGAAAACTATGGTACCTAGCTGGTCCTGCTATTTTTACTTCTATATGTCAGTACTCTCTTGGCGCCATCACACAGACTTTTGCTGGTCATGTTGGCACTCTTCAGCTCGCGGCCTTCTCTATCGAAAATTCTGTTATTTCTGGCCTCTCTTACGGTGTCATG TTAGGGATGGGAAGTGCACTTGAAACATTATGTGGACAAGCATTTGGAGCAGGACAGATTGATATGCTTGGAGTATATATGCAAAGATCATGGGTCATATTGAATTGTACTGGTATAATCTTAATGTTTTTATACATATTTGGTGCTCAAATTTTGAGATTAATTGGCCAAACCGAAGACatatcaagagaagctggaaaaCTAGCGATTTGGATGATTCCGCAGCTGTTTGCTTATGCCTTGAATTTTCCTATAGCCAAGTTCTTGCAGTCACAGAGTAAGATTATGGCCATGGCTTGGATATCGGCCTTGGCATTGGTGGTGCACACATATTTTAGCTGGTTGTTCATGTTAAAGTTGGGGTGGGGACTAGCAGGAGGCGCTGTGGTCTTAAACTTTTCGTGGTGGTTCATAGTGTTGGCACAGCTAGTGTACATTTTTAGTGGAACATGTGGAGAAGCCTGGTCCGGGTTTTCTTGGAAGGCGTTTCAGAATTTGTGGGGTTTTGTAAAGCTATCACTTGCATCAGCTGTTATGCTTTG CTTAGAGATGTGGTATTTTACGGCATTGATACTGTTTGCTGGATACCTTAAGAATGCTGAAATAGCAGTAGATGCACTTTCCATCTG CATGAACATTGTGGGCTGGGCAGTCATGGTAGCTGTTGGATGCAATGCTGCTATAAG TGTAAGGGTGTCAAATGAGTTGGGAGCAGCACATCCAAAAACAGCAAAATTTTCAGTTGTGGTGGTCGTGCTGTCTTCATTCGTAATTGGACTCATCCTATCCCTGACTCTCATCATCTTTCGGAAACAATATCCTTCGTTGTTCACTGACAGTGAAGAAGTCGAGAGAGTGGTCAATGTTTTAACACCATTGCTAGCAACTTGTCTAGTCATTAACACTATTCAACCTGCTCTCTCAG GCGTGGCCATCGGAGCTGGATGGCAAGCTATTGTTGCTTATGTAAACATTGTGTGCTATTATGTACTTGGAATTCCTATTGGCCTTCTTATGGGTTACAAACTTGACATGGGGGTGAAA GGTATATGGATAGGCATGTTGTCTGGGACGGTGGTACAAACACTTGTTCTGTTCTGGATAGTATACAGGACCAACTGGAATAAAGAG GCTTCTATCGCTGAACAGAGAATCAGGCAATGGGGAGGAGAACCAGATTACGGATCAAAGAGTTTAGAGAACTGA
- the LOC141672008 gene encoding protein DETOXIFICATION 30-like isoform X2, with the protein MVPSWSCYFYFYMSVLSWRHHTDFCWSCWHSSARGLLYRKFCYFWPLLRCHGMGSALETLCGQAFGAGQIDMLGVYMQRSWVILNCTGIILMFLYIFGAQILRLIGQTEDISREAGKLAIWMIPQLFAYALNFPIAKFLQSQSKIMAMAWISALALVVHTYFSWLFMLKLGWGLAGGAVVLNFSWWFIVLAQLVYIFSGTCGEAWSGFSWKAFQNLWGFVKLSLASAVMLCLEMWYFTALILFAGYLKNAEIAVDALSICMNIVGWAVMVAVGCNAAISVRVSNELGAAHPKTAKFSVVVVVLSSFVIGLILSLTLIIFRKQYPSLFTDSEEVERVVNVLTPLLATCLVINTIQPALSGVAIGAGWQAIVAYVNIVCYYVLGIPIGLLMGYKLDMGVKGIWIGMLSGTVVQTLVLFWIVYRTNWNKEASIAEQRIRQWGGEPDYGSKSLEN; encoded by the exons ATGGTACCTAGCTGGTCCTGCTATTTTTACTTCTATATGTCAGTACTCTCTTGGCGCCATCACACAGACTTTTGCTGGTCATGTTGGCACTCTTCAGCTCGCGGCCTTCTCTATCGAAAATTCTGTTATTTCTGGCCTCTCTTACGGTGTCATG GGATGGGAAGTGCACTTGAAACATTATGTGGACAAGCATTTGGAGCAGGACAGATTGATATGCTTGGAGTATATATGCAAAGATCATGGGTCATATTGAATTGTACTGGTATAATCTTAATGTTTTTATACATATTTGGTGCTCAAATTTTGAGATTAATTGGCCAAACCGAAGACatatcaagagaagctggaaaaCTAGCGATTTGGATGATTCCGCAGCTGTTTGCTTATGCCTTGAATTTTCCTATAGCCAAGTTCTTGCAGTCACAGAGTAAGATTATGGCCATGGCTTGGATATCGGCCTTGGCATTGGTGGTGCACACATATTTTAGCTGGTTGTTCATGTTAAAGTTGGGGTGGGGACTAGCAGGAGGCGCTGTGGTCTTAAACTTTTCGTGGTGGTTCATAGTGTTGGCACAGCTAGTGTACATTTTTAGTGGAACATGTGGAGAAGCCTGGTCCGGGTTTTCTTGGAAGGCGTTTCAGAATTTGTGGGGTTTTGTAAAGCTATCACTTGCATCAGCTGTTATGCTTTG CTTAGAGATGTGGTATTTTACGGCATTGATACTGTTTGCTGGATACCTTAAGAATGCTGAAATAGCAGTAGATGCACTTTCCATCTG CATGAACATTGTGGGCTGGGCAGTCATGGTAGCTGTTGGATGCAATGCTGCTATAAG TGTAAGGGTGTCAAATGAGTTGGGAGCAGCACATCCAAAAACAGCAAAATTTTCAGTTGTGGTGGTCGTGCTGTCTTCATTCGTAATTGGACTCATCCTATCCCTGACTCTCATCATCTTTCGGAAACAATATCCTTCGTTGTTCACTGACAGTGAAGAAGTCGAGAGAGTGGTCAATGTTTTAACACCATTGCTAGCAACTTGTCTAGTCATTAACACTATTCAACCTGCTCTCTCAG GCGTGGCCATCGGAGCTGGATGGCAAGCTATTGTTGCTTATGTAAACATTGTGTGCTATTATGTACTTGGAATTCCTATTGGCCTTCTTATGGGTTACAAACTTGACATGGGGGTGAAA GGTATATGGATAGGCATGTTGTCTGGGACGGTGGTACAAACACTTGTTCTGTTCTGGATAGTATACAGGACCAACTGGAATAAAGAG GCTTCTATCGCTGAACAGAGAATCAGGCAATGGGGAGGAGAACCAGATTACGGATCAAAGAGTTTAGAGAACTGA